From Paenibacillus sp. GP183, one genomic window encodes:
- a CDS encoding DUF5590 domain-containing protein produces the protein MTWRRVTVIGIFILVTLIFFLSRFYMNVQHEHWADGASAVETAYQKSILAKATKVEAFYGDKPMKIIFGEDKIGQKVIVWVSDNDVHSEMAAEGFTEEQVRTMVLKKDPSIELLRVMPGMIEGKYIWEVFYKKKLDTGTRYFYDYYNFQDGTYLDTYRLSLH, from the coding sequence TTGACTTGGAGAAGAGTAACGGTTATCGGTATTTTCATCCTGGTCACTTTGATTTTTTTTCTCAGCCGTTTCTATATGAACGTTCAGCATGAGCATTGGGCCGATGGAGCTTCCGCGGTTGAAACCGCCTATCAGAAGTCTATTTTGGCAAAAGCTACTAAGGTTGAAGCTTTCTATGGTGACAAACCTATGAAAATTATTTTCGGAGAAGATAAAATCGGCCAAAAGGTGATCGTGTGGGTTTCAGATAATGACGTTCATTCTGAAATGGCGGCAGAAGGATTTACTGAGGAGCAAGTGCGCACTATGGTACTGAAGAAAGATCCGAGTATTGAGTTGCTCCGCGTGATGCCTGGTATGATTGAAGGCAAATATATTTGGGAAGTTTTTTATAAAAAGAAGCTGGATACAGGTACCCGATACTTCTATGATTATTACAATTTTCAAGATGGGACATATTTAGATACGTATCGACTCAGCCTGCATTAG
- a CDS encoding amidohydrolase: MKKTLITNGIFVTVDETAPLIKGCMVIEGNRIAYLGDHIPEPIEQYDDVVNGSNKLYMPGLVNTHGHAAMSLLRGYGDDLALQIWLEEKMWPMEAKFSANDVKWATLLSILEMVKGGTTTFVDMYDHMNEVAKAVEQSGMRGSLCRGVIGICPPDIQDAKLKEATEFAKEWHGAADGRITTMISPHSPYTCPPDYIERFVQAAHDLNLPIHTHMSETSREVFFNEQQYGLRPAAHLEKCGVFTRPTLIAHGVHLTDDEIAILAAHKVNVSHNPGSNLKLASGIARVQDLQLAGVKVSLGTDSAASNNNLDMFEEMRLAALIHKGATGDPLAIPAKEALKMGTLTGAESLWLENLGQLKPGMRADFIALDLDQPHFLPKTDFVSHIVYSASAKDVTDVCVDGQWIVRGGECLTLDEERIKREFELCFDKLIG; the protein is encoded by the coding sequence ATGAAAAAAACTTTAATTACGAACGGTATTTTCGTTACGGTAGATGAAACAGCCCCTTTGATAAAAGGCTGTATGGTTATAGAGGGTAATCGCATCGCCTATCTAGGCGACCATATTCCCGAGCCGATTGAGCAATATGATGACGTAGTGAACGGCAGCAATAAGCTGTATATGCCTGGTTTGGTTAACACACATGGACATGCGGCTATGTCTTTGCTGCGCGGCTATGGTGACGATCTGGCGCTGCAAATTTGGCTAGAAGAAAAAATGTGGCCGATGGAAGCCAAATTTTCGGCTAATGATGTTAAGTGGGCAACCTTACTGTCGATTCTGGAAATGGTTAAAGGCGGAACAACGACTTTTGTGGATATGTATGATCATATGAATGAGGTAGCCAAGGCCGTGGAGCAATCCGGAATGCGGGGAAGCTTGTGTCGCGGAGTCATTGGAATATGTCCTCCGGATATTCAGGATGCCAAGCTGAAGGAAGCGACGGAATTTGCCAAAGAATGGCATGGTGCTGCAGATGGCCGAATTACAACCATGATTTCACCGCATTCTCCATATACTTGCCCGCCTGATTATATTGAAAGGTTCGTGCAGGCAGCGCATGATTTGAATTTACCTATACATACGCATATGTCCGAAACGTCGCGTGAGGTATTTTTTAATGAGCAGCAATACGGTTTAAGACCAGCTGCGCATTTGGAAAAGTGTGGAGTGTTTACCAGACCGACTCTGATAGCTCACGGCGTTCATTTGACAGACGATGAGATTGCTATTCTGGCTGCGCATAAAGTGAATGTATCTCATAATCCCGGCAGCAATCTTAAGTTGGCGAGCGGGATCGCTCGTGTGCAGGATCTTCAGCTTGCTGGAGTAAAGGTTTCCCTAGGTACGGATTCGGCAGCATCCAACAACAATTTGGATATGTTTGAAGAAATGCGCTTAGCTGCGCTAATTCACAAAGGTGCGACCGGAGATCCGCTCGCGATCCCAGCCAAAGAAGCTTTGAAGATGGGAACTCTTACCGGAGCTGAGTCTCTTTGGCTCGAGAATTTGGGGCAACTAAAGCCTGGAATGAGAGCCGATTTTATCGCGCTTGATCTGGATCAACCGCATTTTCTGCCCAAAACGGATTTTGTTTCACATATTGTTTACTCGGCGTCAGCCAAAGATGTGACTGATGTGTGTGTAGATGGTCAATGGATTGTCCGCGGAGGCGAATGCCTGACTCTGGATGAGGAACGAATCAAACGTGAATTCGAGCTTTGCTTTGACAAACTGATTGGTTAG
- a CDS encoding DUF47 family protein, translating into MTPIFARKEETDFLQLLIQAAEIALESAQMFRIAMMGEKPPTAYVETIRNLEHKADSITHQIFKGLNNKGFKTPLDSEHIMELASKLDDVTDGVEAAIARFDYLNIDSSDDVMKEFSAVLVSSCQHILDAFKLLSKKKYMQITEHTVIINSLENEGDRLMREGIRQIFLAKRDPYQDFNLKEIYERLEQTTDACEDVANILETVVLRYS; encoded by the coding sequence ATGACCCCAATCTTTGCCAGAAAAGAAGAAACTGATTTTCTCCAATTGCTGATCCAAGCCGCAGAAATTGCGCTTGAATCCGCGCAAATGTTCCGGATTGCGATGATGGGAGAAAAGCCGCCAACAGCTTATGTGGAAACCATTAGGAATTTGGAGCACAAAGCCGATTCCATCACACATCAAATTTTCAAAGGTTTAAATAATAAAGGGTTCAAAACGCCTCTGGACAGCGAACATATCATGGAGCTGGCCTCTAAGCTGGATGATGTGACGGATGGGGTCGAAGCTGCAATTGCCCGGTTTGATTACTTGAATATTGACAGCTCTGATGATGTCATGAAAGAATTTTCGGCTGTCCTTGTGTCCTCATGCCAACATATTCTCGATGCATTCAAGCTGCTCTCCAAGAAAAAATATATGCAAATAACCGAGCATACAGTGATCATCAACAGCCTTGAAAATGAAGGTGACCGTTTGATGCGTGAAGGAATCCGACAAATTTTCCTGGCTAAAAGAGACCCTTACCAGGATTTTAACCTGAAAGAAATATATGAACGCTTGGAACAAACCACCGACGCCTGCGAAGACGTAGCCAATATTCTGGAAACTGTTGTTCTTCGTTACTCATGA
- a CDS encoding penicillin-binding transpeptidase domain-containing protein — translation MADQGRITADQRNKATAEPIRLADKSILAETNKYPSYVDHVIHEATDKFKLSEQEVLTSGLKIYTNLDPKVQDAAESVYSNPKMVPEDKGGLQSAIAILDAKTGAIRGLVRGLSKDRIFRGFNAATQLKRQPGSSLKPIVAYAPALIQGFKPTDLIDDEETDFNGYKPNNYGDKFHGWVTMEEALVQSYNVPAVAMLKEVGITKGMDMVKQAGIPLTSGDRTFGLALDGMQEGTSPLIMAQAYTMFANSGELSEAYAIIKIVTRNGKTIKEAAPVNRKILDPSVAYTMTTMLQKVVTQGTGMNANMNWPVAGKTGTTQLPDAAEFKDKKVNQIDGSKDAWFVGYTPELVAAVWLGYTNTNRDHYLTTTGGKYPAAIFKEVISQVVKDKQATAFAMPNGYRLPDGEIKRINPSAEYLATMMAFAKQDAPTVSKDVLTPINTGSASPSPSVSPITGTPTQMPDNGGGVGASAGAGASTGAGAGTGAGTGSGEGAGGAGAGAGAGSGTGLGAAASATPLATPSATPKPSAAPTNTPVASPPPASTTPKASTSPKPSATPVPSGVSASSSAPSSTPGGNVR, via the coding sequence ATGGCTGATCAGGGACGCATTACTGCAGATCAGCGCAATAAAGCTACAGCTGAACCCATACGTCTGGCCGACAAATCGATTTTGGCTGAAACGAATAAATACCCTTCCTATGTGGATCATGTCATCCATGAAGCAACCGATAAATTTAAATTAAGTGAACAGGAAGTACTTACCTCCGGCCTCAAGATTTATACAAATCTGGATCCGAAAGTCCAGGATGCCGCTGAATCGGTATACAGCAATCCGAAAATGGTTCCGGAGGACAAGGGTGGACTTCAGAGCGCAATCGCCATCCTTGATGCGAAAACGGGAGCTATTCGCGGATTAGTCAGGGGATTGAGCAAAGATCGCATATTCCGCGGGTTTAATGCGGCAACGCAATTAAAGCGTCAACCCGGTTCATCGCTTAAGCCGATAGTCGCCTATGCACCTGCCCTGATTCAGGGCTTTAAGCCGACTGATTTGATCGACGATGAAGAAACGGACTTTAACGGATATAAGCCAAACAATTACGGAGATAAATTTCATGGTTGGGTAACCATGGAGGAAGCATTGGTTCAATCCTACAACGTACCCGCGGTGGCCATGTTGAAAGAAGTTGGGATTACTAAAGGAATGGATATGGTCAAACAGGCGGGGATTCCTTTGACTTCAGGCGACCGTACCTTCGGCTTGGCGCTTGACGGAATGCAGGAAGGCACTTCTCCGCTTATCATGGCTCAAGCCTACACCATGTTCGCCAATTCCGGTGAGCTGTCCGAGGCATATGCCATTATAAAAATTGTCACACGGAACGGAAAGACTATCAAAGAGGCAGCACCGGTAAATCGCAAGATTTTGGATCCATCCGTCGCTTACACGATGACGACTATGCTGCAGAAGGTTGTAACTCAAGGAACTGGGATGAATGCGAATATGAACTGGCCGGTAGCCGGTAAAACCGGAACGACGCAGCTACCCGATGCAGCGGAATTTAAGGACAAGAAAGTAAACCAGATAGACGGTTCCAAGGACGCATGGTTCGTCGGATATACACCGGAGCTGGTGGCTGCAGTTTGGCTGGGCTATACAAATACCAATCGGGATCATTATTTGACAACAACCGGAGGCAAGTACCCGGCGGCGATCTTTAAGGAAGTGATCAGCCAGGTTGTGAAGGATAAGCAAGCCACTGCCTTCGCTATGCCCAACGGGTATCGATTGCCGGATGGCGAGATTAAGCGGATCAATCCATCAGCGGAATATCTCGCGACGATGATGGCCTTTGCAAAGCAGGATGCGCCAACGGTATCTAAAGATGTACTGACGCCGATCAACACAGGATCGGCAAGCCCGTCACCAAGCGTCAGCCCGATTACGGGGACTCCGACACAGATGCCTGACAACGGCGGAGGGGTTGGAGCTAGTGCGGGAGCTGGCGCAAGTACGGGAGCCGGTGCGGGAACGGGCGCAGGTACGGGAAGCGGGGAAGGAGCGGGGGGCGCAGGAGCAGGTGCGGGAGCAGGAAGCGGTACGGGACTAGGCGCCGCGGCGTCAGCTACACCGCTAGCGACACCGTCGGCGACACCGAAGCCATCTGCGGCGCCGACGAATACGCCTGTGGCGTCGCCTCCGCCAGCGTCAACAACGCCGAAAGCCTCGACCTCACCGAAGCCTTCGGCGACACCGGTGCCATCGGGCGTGAGCGCCAGCAGTTCGGCGCCAAGCAGCACACCTGGCGGCAATGTCCGCTGA